A window of Candidatus Zixiibacteriota bacterium contains these coding sequences:
- a CDS encoding four helix bundle protein — protein sequence MKKEGFENLNVWQRSRELVNQVYLMTKDSKFYKDRILMDQIRKSAISVLSNISEGYERGSNSDFIRFLYIPKASCGELRAQLFITKDQGYINEKEFEQTIDTSRRVSGMLGNLISYLKKHKGKFKVSVDDDN from the coding sequence ATGAAAAAAGAAGGGTTTGAAAATTTAAATGTCTGGCAGAGGTCAAGAGAATTGGTAAACCAAGTTTATCTCATGACAAAAGATTCTAAATTTTATAAAGATCGAATACTCATGGATCAAATTAGGAAATCTGCAATTTCAGTTCTGTCGAATATCTCTGAGGGATACGAAAGAGGTTCTAATAGCGATTTTATTAGATTCCTTTATATTCCCAAAGCTTCCTGTGGTGAGCTAAGAGCCCAGCTTTTCATCACAAAGGATCAGGGTTATATTAATGAGAAAGAATTTGAACAGACCATTGATACTTCCAGAAGAGTCTCAGGGATGCTGGGCAACCTTATTTCTTACCTGAAGAAACACAAAGGGAAATTCAAAGTTTCAGTAGATGATGACAATTAA
- a CDS encoding NAD(+)/NADH kinase: MKSIGIVANVKKPKVKSTVNRILRWAEKNKIGYCLTQQLSGMIGHKDKAVTLEKLPDCCHLVISLGGDGTMLASARAVGKKGNPILGINLGGIGFLTEITSDKIEKTLDRIKRKDYVIEKRMCLQAEIDGSKEKNLYALNDIVIDKGKVARLIYLHLYDNEEFVCSYSADGLILSTSTGSTAYSMAAGGPIINPKINAIIASPICPFTLAVRPMVFSEKDSLKVVVESEHQEAMLTLDGQTSFKLGSPSTILVHKARHSINLIKFQERLYYEVLRTKLHWGAKPKMGE, translated from the coding sequence ATGAAAAGCATTGGGATTGTGGCAAATGTTAAAAAACCAAAGGTCAAATCGACAGTTAATCGAATACTACGCTGGGCTGAAAAAAATAAGATAGGTTATTGCTTAACTCAGCAGCTTTCCGGGATGATCGGTCACAAAGATAAGGCTGTAACGTTAGAAAAACTGCCTGATTGTTGCCATCTGGTGATCTCCTTAGGCGGGGACGGCACTATGCTTGCATCGGCCCGGGCAGTTGGGAAAAAAGGGAATCCTATTTTAGGGATTAACTTAGGAGGTATTGGCTTTTTAACGGAGATCACCTCTGATAAAATCGAAAAAACTTTAGACCGCATCAAAAGAAAAGATTATGTGATTGAGAAAAGAATGTGCTTGCAGGCAGAAATTGATGGGTCCAAAGAAAAAAATCTATATGCCTTAAATGACATAGTTATCGATAAAGGGAAAGTAGCCCGGTTGATCTATCTTCACCTGTATGATAATGAGGAGTTCGTCTGCTCCTATTCGGCTGACGGGTTAATCCTTTCCACCAGTACTGGCTCGACTGCTTATTCTATGGCGGCTGGTGGTCCGATCATCAATCCCAAAATAAATGCCATCATAGCCTCACCTATCTGTCCTTTTACCTTAGCGGTACGACCTATGGTGTTCTCGGAGAAGGATTCTCTGAAAGTGGTAGTTGAATCAGAGCACCAAGAGGCAATGCTGACCTTAGACGGACAGACCTCTTTTAAATTAGGCTCACCCAGCACTATCCTGGTCCACAAAGCCAGACATTCAATTAACCTGATCAAGTTTCAGGAAAGGTTATATTACGAGGTCTTAAGGACCAAGCTTCACTGGGGGGCAAAGCCGAAAATGGGAGAATAA